The Carnobacterium divergens genome includes a window with the following:
- a CDS encoding folate family ECF transporter S component, with protein sequence MFKKKLDAKTIATMGLLMALQLVLTRFVSIETPIVRIGFDFLPIAIMGMLFGPWLSGVAVAMTDIIGISLFARTAPFFPGFTLSAFLTAAVYGFFLYKKPKTLLRVALAVIMVTLVINLGLNTLWLSMIYDKAMIVIFPARILQNLIMTPIQIALLYFVVQSNILSKTIGIDSTK encoded by the coding sequence ATGTTCAAAAAAAAGTTAGACGCAAAAACAATTGCAACAATGGGTTTATTAATGGCTTTACAGCTAGTTTTAACTCGATTTGTTTCGATTGAGACCCCAATTGTTCGCATTGGATTTGATTTTTTACCCATTGCCATTATGGGGATGCTTTTTGGTCCTTGGTTATCTGGCGTTGCGGTTGCAATGACCGATATTATTGGGATTTCACTATTTGCTAGAACAGCACCATTTTTCCCAGGATTCACGTTGTCTGCATTTTTGACAGCAGCCGTTTATGGTTTCTTTTTATACAAAAAACCTAAAACCTTGCTAAGAGTAGCACTAGCTGTGATTATGGTGACACTTGTGATTAACTTGGGCTTAAACACGCTGTGGTTATCAATGATTTATGACAAAGCAATGATTGTGATTTTTCCAGCCAGAATTTTACAAAATTTGATAATGACCCCGATTCAGATTGCCTTGCTTTATTTTGTTGTTCAAAGCAATATTTTATCAAAAACAATCGGAATCGATTCAACTAAATAA
- a CDS encoding YdcF family protein: MFFLYLNIAVFLIFALSYWQDRRKIINGFLFNCFLFSLFITLLYFSFSTYNRILVIISLVFLVILGLIGLFGAFALMVASFVNARILIKKEGARFSNFLTLFLGLAILGLLILSSTILANYLPEFMRYVTGFLILLFLYFLFNFLNFFIASFIYQVYRPRLNKDFIIVLGSGLIDGYIVPPLLQNRINVAMDFYLKQAKLHTPPKLLFSGGQGGDEKIPEAVAMQQYALKKGIPIEDTLLEDQSVNTFENMVFSKKIMDRLKGEGHYKSLFATNNFHLFRAGIYAKRAGLTSQGIGAKTAFYYWPNAMIREFIAILALYKKWHLAVVIVMALITIALGIIGYIFT; this comes from the coding sequence TTGTTTTTTTTATATCTTAATATAGCTGTATTTTTAATTTTTGCTCTTTCTTATTGGCAAGATCGACGTAAGATTATCAATGGTTTTTTGTTTAATTGCTTTTTATTTTCACTTTTTATCACTCTGTTGTACTTTAGTTTTTCAACCTACAATCGGATTCTAGTAATCATTTCATTAGTCTTTTTAGTTATCTTAGGATTAATAGGACTTTTTGGAGCGTTTGCTTTAATGGTTGCTTCTTTTGTCAATGCTCGAATTTTGATAAAAAAGGAAGGCGCCCGTTTTTCTAATTTTTTAACGTTATTTTTAGGACTTGCTATATTGGGTTTGCTAATTTTATCATCAACGATTCTTGCAAATTATCTACCTGAATTTATGAGGTATGTTACTGGCTTTTTAATTTTATTGTTCTTATATTTTTTATTTAATTTTTTGAACTTTTTTATTGCCTCTTTTATTTACCAAGTCTATCGTCCAAGATTAAACAAAGATTTTATTATTGTCTTAGGCAGCGGATTAATTGATGGGTACATCGTCCCGCCATTATTGCAAAATCGAATCAATGTCGCAATGGATTTTTATCTTAAACAGGCTAAACTCCACACTCCACCTAAGCTTTTATTTTCTGGCGGACAAGGTGGCGATGAAAAAATCCCTGAAGCGGTTGCCATGCAACAATATGCACTAAAAAAGGGCATTCCGATTGAAGATACATTGCTAGAAGATCAATCAGTTAATACATTTGAAAATATGGTTTTTTCTAAAAAAATAATGGATCGTTTAAAGGGTGAGGGTCATTATAAAAGCTTATTTGCTACTAATAATTTCCATCTTTTTAGAGCAGGGATTTATGCCAAACGTGCGGGATTAACCAGTCAAGGGATTGGGGCAAAAACGGCATTTTATTATTGGCCAAATGCTATGATTCGTGAGTTTATTGCTATTCTTGCTTTATATAAAAAATGGCATTTAGCCGTCGTCATTGTAATGGCTTTGATAACCATTGCGTTAGGAATTATTGGTTATATTTTCACTTAA
- a CDS encoding NUDIX hydrolase, giving the protein MSIKRFGTRIEEVSYTVRVGVYALIFDETRENLMIVSPPNGAYLLPGGEIEPGETKEETLHREVMEELGFTVSIGTYLGEAEDFYYSTFRKKHYHNPGYFYVVESYQKVREPLEDFNKLYWLPIKEAHRLLKRGSHKWAIETYLAQHGLSIH; this is encoded by the coding sequence ATGTCAATCAAACGATTTGGAACTAGAATTGAAGAAGTGTCTTACACCGTTCGAGTGGGAGTCTATGCATTAATTTTTGACGAAACACGTGAAAATTTAATGATTGTTTCACCACCTAATGGTGCGTACTTATTACCAGGTGGAGAAATTGAACCAGGTGAGACAAAGGAAGAGACGTTGCATAGAGAAGTAATGGAAGAGCTTGGTTTTACAGTATCCATAGGTACATATCTCGGTGAAGCAGAGGATTTCTACTACTCGACGTTTCGCAAAAAACATTATCATAATCCAGGCTATTTTTATGTAGTGGAATCTTATCAAAAAGTGAGGGAGCCTTTGGAAGATTTTAACAAACTGTATTGGTTGCCAATCAAAGAAGCTCATCGCCTTTTAAAAAGAGGCAGCCATAAATGGGCAATTGAGACGTATCTTGCACAACATGGTTTAAGCATCCATTAA
- a CDS encoding organic hydroperoxide resistance protein, translating into MSESKKLYQAKAINTGGRNGESHLPDGSFSVRVSTPKEMGGKGQGSNPEQLFALGYSACFNSALEHIMGQQKISGKSKVYVTVDLVSDPVDNGFKLASEIQVAIEGHDLETVQELADKAHAFCPYSKATKGNIDSSVTAVAYEE; encoded by the coding sequence ATGTCAGAATCAAAAAAACTTTATCAAGCAAAAGCTATCAACACAGGTGGCCGTAATGGCGAGAGTCATTTACCTGATGGTTCTTTTTCAGTTCGTGTTTCTACTCCAAAAGAAATGGGAGGAAAAGGACAAGGAAGTAACCCTGAACAATTATTTGCTTTAGGTTATAGCGCTTGTTTCAATTCTGCCTTGGAACATATTATGGGCCAACAAAAAATTTCTGGAAAATCAAAAGTCTACGTTACAGTTGATTTAGTAAGTGATCCAGTCGACAATGGTTTTAAATTAGCTAGTGAAATTCAAGTAGCAATTGAAGGCCATGACTTAGAAACAGTTCAAGAATTAGCGGATAAAGCACATGCTTTTTGTCCTTATTCAAAAGCAACTAAAGGAAATATCGATAGCTCAGTTACTGCTGTTGCTTACGAAGAATAG
- a CDS encoding GNAT family N-acetyltransferase yields METELCHLQQLTDSHIQAIQTLESAQQKENLSYKLDPKAFEKNSPHYQHFLYFEKTELKGYLSASTFDGVEIEASILTNNNQEIAIILINALVNYAKEQEIKRILFISDRKDPIIPALIKKYAGAFSFTEYRLNFDPANFNQADYSPLVLHSASQEDRKLLYRLDHEGFTPQDKLIYDPQKIEALEIEGNYIAYLDNEIVGKIKLDHFQGIIGIYGVVITSEWQGQGLGRALLNQGIQLAIDQPFQKLYLEVDSQNARALKLYLSAGFYQEAIFDYYELDL; encoded by the coding sequence TTGGAAACTGAATTATGCCATCTGCAACAATTAACAGATTCACACATTCAAGCAATCCAAACACTTGAATCAGCACAACAAAAGGAAAATCTTTCTTATAAATTAGACCCTAAAGCTTTTGAAAAAAATTCCCCTCATTACCAACATTTTCTTTATTTTGAAAAAACTGAACTGAAAGGCTACTTATCCGCAAGTACTTTTGATGGAGTTGAAATTGAAGCGAGTATTTTAACTAATAACAATCAAGAAATTGCCATAATTCTTATTAACGCCCTAGTAAACTATGCTAAAGAACAAGAAATTAAAAGAATTCTATTTATTTCGGATCGAAAAGATCCTATCATTCCTGCTTTAATTAAAAAATATGCCGGGGCTTTCTCGTTTACAGAATATCGTTTAAATTTTGATCCAGCTAATTTTAATCAAGCGGATTACTCCCCTTTGGTTCTTCACTCGGCTAGTCAAGAAGATCGAAAACTACTCTATCGTCTTGATCATGAAGGTTTTACACCTCAGGATAAACTAATTTATGACCCCCAAAAAATAGAGGCTCTTGAAATTGAAGGAAATTATATCGCCTATTTAGATAATGAAATTGTAGGAAAAATTAAATTAGACCATTTCCAAGGAATCATTGGGATTTACGGAGTGGTCATTACAAGCGAATGGCAAGGACAAGGACTGGGACGCGCGCTACTAAATCAAGGGATTCAACTTGCAATTGACCAACCATTTCAAAAACTTTACCTTGAAGTCGATAGCCAAAATGCCCGTGCTTTAAAATTGTACTTATCGGCAGGTTTTTACCAAGAAGCAATCTTTGATTACTATGAATTGGATTTATAA
- a CDS encoding 2-hydroxymuconate tautomerase, whose product MPFVHIELIEGRSKEQKENLVKEVTEAVVRNTGAAGESVHVILQEMKASDYAQNGIFKG is encoded by the coding sequence ATGCCATTTGTTCATATTGAATTGATTGAAGGACGCTCAAAAGAGCAAAAAGAAAACTTAGTCAAAGAGGTAACAGAAGCAGTTGTTCGCAATACGGGCGCTGCTGGTGAAAGTGTCCATGTTATTTTACAAGAAATGAAAGCTAGTGACTACGCTCAAAATGGGATCTTCAAAGGATAA
- a CDS encoding histidine phosphatase family protein, with amino-acid sequence MKKFIKAIVVGAGISLMIVGSGHEASGKKETKKESSNDGKVTFYIARHGKTLFNTMDRVQGWSDTPLTEQGREVAEDLGRGLKDIKFKSAYSSDLGRARETAQLVLANNGQKKLAITPKETLREACYGKFEGDFNENMKKAMAEYYGYETLDNNPLGKEMFEKGADAVSALDTEYQMGEDAKTIKARMQTTLKQMAKKEAKNGGGNVLVVGHGMSINIMVSDMTDKYTGEGLKNASVTKIIYDKGKFKVESIGDTSYFEKGKKE; translated from the coding sequence ATGAAAAAGTTTATCAAAGCGATAGTGGTTGGTGCGGGAATTAGTTTAATGATTGTTGGAAGTGGGCACGAGGCAAGTGGGAAAAAAGAAACTAAAAAAGAGTCTTCAAATGATGGAAAGGTAACCTTTTACATAGCGAGACACGGTAAAACGCTATTTAATACAATGGATCGTGTGCAAGGATGGTCAGACACGCCGCTGACAGAACAAGGTCGTGAAGTAGCAGAGGACTTAGGTCGTGGTTTAAAAGACATTAAGTTTAAATCAGCTTACAGCAGTGATTTGGGACGTGCAAGAGAGACGGCTCAACTGGTATTAGCAAATAACGGTCAAAAAAAATTAGCGATTACACCAAAAGAGACATTAAGAGAAGCTTGTTATGGGAAATTTGAAGGTGATTTCAACGAAAATATGAAAAAAGCGATGGCTGAATATTACGGCTACGAAACGTTAGACAATAATCCACTAGGCAAAGAAATGTTCGAAAAAGGAGCCGATGCAGTAAGTGCATTAGACACAGAGTACCAGATGGGGGAAGATGCCAAAACAATCAAAGCAAGAATGCAGACTACCTTAAAACAAATGGCTAAAAAAGAAGCTAAAAATGGTGGAGGCAATGTGCTAGTGGTTGGCCATGGGATGTCAATTAATATCATGGTGTCAGATATGACGGATAAATATACGGGAGAAGGGTTGAAAAATGCAAGTGTAACCAAAATTATTTATGATAAAGGCAAATTTAAAGTGGAATCTATTGGCGATACCAGTTATTTTGAAAAAGGCAAAAAAGAATAA
- the yidA gene encoding sugar-phosphatase: MSIELIAIDLDGTLLNPDKKISQAVKETIMEAKTKGIKIVLCTGRPLIGVKDFLAELNLEEEGDFAITYNGALVQSTHDGKAIVHHTLGYQDFLALEKLSNEIGVHFQTFDMDHLYTTNKDISEYTVREAFLVNIPLKYRTVEEIDPAIEISKMMMIDHPAILDQGISQIPAEFNERYTMIKSEDFYYEILNKKANKGNAVKDLAAHLHIPQENVMAIGDNMNDMDMLHFAKYKIAMGNAVPAVKEIATFITKTNAEDGVAHVIRELAFR, translated from the coding sequence ATGAGTATTGAATTAATTGCCATCGACCTAGATGGAACACTGTTAAATCCAGATAAAAAAATCAGTCAAGCCGTGAAAGAAACGATTATGGAAGCAAAAACAAAAGGAATCAAAATTGTTTTATGTACAGGCCGACCTTTGATTGGCGTTAAAGACTTCTTAGCGGAATTGAATTTAGAAGAAGAAGGCGATTTTGCCATCACTTATAATGGGGCTTTAGTTCAAAGCACACATGATGGAAAGGCAATTGTTCACCATACATTAGGTTATCAAGACTTTTTAGCCTTAGAAAAACTTAGCAACGAAATTGGGGTTCATTTCCAAACCTTTGATATGGATCATCTTTATACAACCAATAAAGACATTAGCGAATATACAGTTCGAGAAGCTTTCTTAGTAAATATCCCTTTAAAGTATCGAACTGTTGAAGAAATTGACCCTGCAATCGAAATCAGTAAAATGATGATGATTGATCATCCGGCTATTTTAGATCAAGGAATTTCACAAATTCCTGCTGAATTTAATGAACGCTATACGATGATTAAAAGTGAAGATTTTTATTATGAAATTTTAAATAAAAAGGCAAATAAAGGCAACGCGGTGAAAGATTTAGCTGCTCACCTTCATATTCCTCAAGAAAATGTGATGGCGATTGGTGATAATATGAACGATATGGACATGTTGCACTTTGCAAAATATAAAATTGCTATGGGCAATGCCGTTCCTGCGGTGAAAGAAATCGCTACTTTTATTACGAAAACCAATGCCGAAGACGGCGTTGCACACGTGATTAGAGAACTGGCTTTTCGTTAA
- a CDS encoding HD domain-containing protein — protein sequence MNSIAYQDQLLPIEQVFRDPVHDYIHVQHQVILDLINSREFQRLRRIKQLGTSSFTFHGAEHSRFTHSLGVYEIARRICDKFARSFSTKIEGDGGWDDRERLVVLCAALLHDIGHGPYSHTFERIFETDHEAITVEIITSPETEVNQILKKIHFDFPEKVASVIQKTYPNPQVVQLISSQIDADRMDYLLRDAYFTGVNYGTFDLTRILRVMRPYKDGISFQVSGMHAVEDYVVSRYQMYMQVYFHPVSRSMEVILDHLLKRAKKLYEDPDFEMLGSVSLLAPFFRNDFTLKDYLKLDDGVLNTYFTQWREENDAILSDLATRFLDRHPFKSVAFNSETDLPVIRHLETLILESGYDPVYYTAINNSYDLPYDFYRPEQINHRTQIELVEADGSLIELSKASPIVAALTGKVRGDERFYFPKEIIKPASTSEVNLFEPLFNEFTKYIANGAIKNPITFQEESD from the coding sequence ATGAATTCAATAGCCTATCAAGATCAACTATTGCCAATTGAACAGGTTTTTCGTGATCCTGTTCATGATTATATTCATGTTCAACATCAAGTGATTTTAGACTTGATTAACTCTCGTGAATTTCAACGACTGCGTCGCATTAAACAGCTTGGAACTTCTTCTTTTACTTTTCACGGTGCAGAGCATTCTCGTTTCACTCATTCTTTAGGCGTTTATGAAATTGCTAGAAGAATTTGTGATAAATTCGCAAGAAGCTTCTCTACAAAAATTGAGGGTGACGGAGGCTGGGATGATCGTGAACGTCTAGTTGTCCTTTGTGCAGCTCTGCTTCATGATATTGGTCACGGTCCTTATTCTCATACTTTTGAGCGTATTTTTGAAACGGATCATGAAGCTATTACAGTAGAAATTATTACTTCGCCAGAAACTGAAGTCAATCAAATTTTAAAAAAAATCCATTTTGATTTTCCTGAAAAAGTAGCAAGTGTCATTCAAAAAACCTATCCTAATCCACAGGTTGTTCAATTGATTTCTAGTCAGATTGATGCAGATCGAATGGATTACTTGTTAAGAGATGCTTATTTTACCGGAGTCAATTATGGTACTTTTGATTTAACGAGAATTTTGCGTGTCATGCGTCCTTACAAAGATGGCATTTCTTTCCAAGTATCCGGTATGCATGCGGTTGAAGATTATGTGGTGAGTCGTTATCAAATGTATATGCAAGTTTACTTTCATCCTGTTTCTAGAAGTATGGAAGTCATTTTAGATCATTTGTTAAAACGCGCTAAAAAGCTCTACGAAGATCCTGATTTTGAAATGCTAGGCTCCGTTTCTCTGTTAGCTCCATTTTTCAGAAATGATTTTACACTGAAGGACTATTTAAAATTAGATGACGGGGTTTTAAATACCTATTTTACTCAATGGCGTGAAGAGAACGATGCGATTTTAAGTGACTTAGCTACTCGCTTTTTAGATCGACATCCATTTAAATCAGTTGCCTTCAACAGTGAAACAGATTTACCTGTAATCCGTCATTTAGAAACGTTGATTTTAGAATCCGGTTATGATCCGGTTTACTATACCGCTATCAATAACAGTTATGACTTGCCTTATGATTTTTATCGCCCAGAGCAAATCAATCATCGAACTCAAATTGAATTAGTTGAAGCAGATGGTTCTTTAATTGAGTTATCTAAAGCAAGTCCGATTGTTGCTGCGCTGACTGGTAAAGTTCGAGGAGATGAACGTTTTTATTTTCCAAAAGAGATTATTAAACCCGCTAGTACAAGTGAAGTGAATTTATTTGAACCTTTGTTTAATGAATTTACAAAATATATTGCCAATGGCGCAATTAAAAACCCAATCACATTTCAGGAGGAATCAGATTAA